A DNA window from Amycolatopsis sp. DSM 110486 contains the following coding sequences:
- a CDS encoding sulfite exporter TauE/SafE family protein has protein sequence MIIDAGEFVLLLLAGVGAGLVGATAGLASLVSYPALLAAGMPPVVANMTNTVAMLGTTAGAAAGARPELTGQWRRLLPLCLITTAGGGCGGLVLLLTPPDAFTVVVPWLIGGAALVLLAGPRLRRLAEGAERHGIGPVTGAAAFLVGVYGGYFGAAAGVLMLALLTTVWTQPLARTNAAKNIATGTANLIAAAVFAFTGRVLWPAALAVCLGSVAGSWLGSILVRYLPATPLRIAIAIGGLVLAVMLAREAYAG, from the coding sequence GTGATCATCGACGCGGGCGAGTTCGTCCTCTTGCTGCTCGCCGGAGTGGGCGCCGGCCTCGTCGGCGCCACCGCGGGACTGGCCTCGCTCGTGTCGTACCCCGCGCTGCTCGCCGCCGGGATGCCGCCGGTGGTCGCGAACATGACCAACACCGTCGCGATGCTCGGCACCACCGCGGGCGCGGCCGCCGGTGCGCGGCCTGAGCTGACGGGGCAGTGGCGCCGCCTGCTGCCGCTGTGCCTGATCACCACGGCCGGCGGTGGCTGCGGCGGGCTCGTGCTGCTGCTGACGCCGCCCGACGCGTTCACCGTGGTGGTCCCGTGGCTGATCGGCGGTGCGGCGCTGGTCCTGTTGGCGGGTCCGCGGTTGCGCCGGTTGGCGGAAGGCGCGGAGCGCCACGGCATCGGCCCGGTCACCGGCGCTGCGGCGTTCCTGGTCGGCGTGTACGGCGGCTATTTCGGTGCCGCGGCGGGCGTGCTGATGCTGGCGCTGCTCACCACCGTGTGGACGCAGCCGCTGGCCCGCACGAACGCGGCCAAGAACATCGCCACGGGCACGGCGAACCTGATCGCCGCGGCCGTCTTCGCGTTCACCGGCCGCGTGCTCTGGCCCGCGGCGCTCGCCGTGTGCCTGGGTTCGGTCGCGGGGTCCTGGCTCGGTTCGATCCTCGTGCGGTACCTGCCCGCGACCCCGCTGCGGATCGCGATCGCGATCGGCGGGCTCGTGCTCGCGGTGATGCTTGCCCGCGAAGCCTACGCGGGCTGA
- the ribA gene encoding GTP cyclohydrolase II: MATVAEVRTRVRIPLRLGDDLSVDSEAVTFHGLADGLEHLAFVLGEPGPVPLVRMHSECLTGDVFGSARCDCGPQLRESVARISETGGYLLYLRQEGRGIGLYNKLDAYALQDGGLDTYEANAALGLPEDARDYTAAAQMLTALGVRRLDLLSNNPDKAAQLTAHGLDVRDRVPTGVFATETNVRYLRAKVEHTGHSLVLPAGFGHAGLAS, from the coding sequence ATGGCGACGGTGGCGGAGGTGCGTACGCGGGTGCGGATCCCGCTGCGGCTGGGCGACGACCTCTCCGTCGACTCGGAGGCCGTGACGTTCCACGGGCTCGCCGACGGGCTGGAGCACCTCGCGTTCGTGCTCGGCGAGCCGGGCCCGGTGCCGCTCGTGCGGATGCACTCCGAGTGCCTGACCGGCGACGTCTTCGGCTCGGCCCGCTGCGACTGCGGCCCGCAGCTGCGCGAGTCGGTCGCCCGGATTTCCGAGACCGGCGGCTACCTGCTCTACCTGCGCCAGGAAGGCCGCGGCATCGGCCTGTACAACAAGCTCGACGCGTACGCGCTGCAGGACGGCGGGCTCGACACCTACGAGGCCAACGCGGCGCTCGGCCTGCCCGAGGACGCCCGCGACTACACCGCCGCCGCGCAGATGCTCACCGCGCTCGGCGTGCGCCGGCTCGACCTGCTGTCGAACAATCCCGACAAGGCCGCGCAGCTGACCGCCCACGGTCTCGACGTGCGTGACCGCGTGCCCACGGGCGTGTTCGCGACGGAGACCAACGTCCGGTACCTGCGGGCGAAGGTCGAGCACACCGGTCACAGCCTTGTGCTGCCCGCCGGGTTCGGCCACGCCGGCCTCGCCAGCTGA
- a CDS encoding MarR family winged helix-turn-helix transcriptional regulator yields MADPRWLTDRQLKTWQAFLAVSSQLNRRVEQQLRDDAGLSHPQYEVLARLAAAGGALRMTELAGAALTSKSGLSYQVGQLEKTGLVGRRSCESDDRGVIAFLTDLGWSQLREAASGHAALVGELLVDALTPEQFGVFSTALDTLESRLRGAQRPQRTAV; encoded by the coding sequence ATGGCCGACCCCCGATGGCTCACGGATCGCCAGCTGAAGACCTGGCAGGCCTTCCTGGCGGTGAGCTCGCAGCTCAACCGTCGCGTCGAACAGCAGCTTCGCGACGACGCGGGGCTTTCGCACCCACAGTACGAAGTTCTGGCGCGCCTCGCCGCCGCCGGCGGCGCCCTGCGCATGACGGAGCTGGCGGGCGCGGCTCTCACGTCCAAGAGCGGGCTGAGCTACCAGGTCGGCCAGCTGGAGAAGACCGGGCTCGTCGGGCGCCGCTCGTGTGAGTCCGACGACCGCGGCGTGATCGCCTTCCTCACCGATCTCGGCTGGTCACAGCTTCGCGAGGCCGCCTCCGGGCACGCCGCGCTCGTGGGCGAGCTGCTCGTCGACGCGCTCACGCCCGAGCAGTTCGGCGTGTTCAGCACCGCGCTCGACACCCTGGAGTCCCGGCTGCGTGGCGCCCAGCGGCCGCAGCGAACCGCCGTGTGA
- a CDS encoding FHA domain-containing protein produces the protein MRALPAGHPSLARGFASPPGTLVVLGLAGGVLVPPSAPGPVTFGRNTAEVSVPVGEDDRWVSRRHGVLEHHRDRWWVRATGKVPLRLPESRLLFTGAAPVALPAGYLPLFVHGSRGREHVLEVHVADGRPAGRPAPHGVLDTRERLALTVVGQSFLRWEAQPRPVPPERAAAQLAVLDPGGDWTSLGVRAALDGVRARFHPASGDDLLLGALLAAAVLVPPDLALLTAEPVPQPRVPDWTQRTVGS, from the coding sequence CCCGCCGGGCATCCGAGCCTGGCGCGGGGCTTCGCGTCACCGCCCGGCACGCTGGTCGTGCTCGGGCTCGCCGGGGGAGTGCTGGTGCCGCCGTCGGCGCCGGGTCCGGTGACGTTCGGGCGCAACACCGCGGAGGTTTCCGTGCCGGTCGGGGAGGACGACCGGTGGGTGAGCCGCCGCCATGGCGTGCTGGAGCACCACCGCGACCGCTGGTGGGTGCGGGCGACGGGCAAGGTCCCGTTACGGCTGCCGGAATCCCGGCTCCTGTTCACCGGCGCGGCGCCGGTCGCGCTGCCGGCGGGCTACCTGCCGTTGTTCGTGCACGGCTCGCGCGGGCGGGAGCACGTGCTGGAGGTGCACGTCGCCGACGGCAGGCCCGCCGGGCGACCCGCGCCGCACGGGGTGCTCGACACGCGCGAACGGCTGGCGCTCACCGTGGTCGGCCAGAGCTTCCTGCGCTGGGAGGCGCAGCCACGGCCGGTGCCGCCGGAGCGGGCGGCGGCTCAGCTCGCGGTGCTGGACCCTGGCGGCGACTGGACCTCGCTGGGCGTGCGGGCCGCCCTCGACGGCGTGCGGGCCCGGTTCCACCCGGCGAGCGGCGACGACCTGTTGCTCGGTGCGTTGCTGGCCGCCGCGGTGCTGGTGCCGCCGGATCTGGCCTTGCTGACCGCCGAACCCGTGCCGCAACCGCGCGTGCCCGACTGGACACAGAGGACAGTCGGCTCGTAG
- a CDS encoding LacI family DNA-binding transcriptional regulator yields MRVTIAEVARRARVSKTTVSRVLNNKSDVDAATAVRVREVIAATGYIPSAGAVGLAKGRTRLVGVLVPGLSPAGVGEVLQGVADVVEESDHGLLLSTAARGADSLERFTHQVRAHAFDGLLLLDPPPAVTDNDALRDADLPVVVVDGARSAFPSVTGDDAAGAAAVARHFLERGRRRVAVVTGPGEHAASRLAGFRSVLEEAGSPLTGNAVTEAASTAGSGRSAVRRLVASGHGFDAVFACDDVVAAGVLTGLREAGRTVPGDVAVAGFGDLPLAAFTHPPLTTVRRPSRALGETAARRLLGKLTGDTPLDGVTVLPTELVVRESAP; encoded by the coding sequence ATGCGCGTCACGATCGCGGAGGTCGCCCGCCGAGCGCGGGTGAGCAAGACGACCGTGTCCCGGGTGCTCAACAACAAGTCCGACGTGGACGCCGCCACCGCTGTGCGCGTGCGTGAAGTCATCGCCGCGACGGGCTACATCCCGAGCGCCGGGGCCGTCGGTCTGGCGAAGGGCCGGACCCGGCTCGTCGGGGTGCTCGTGCCGGGACTCTCGCCGGCAGGCGTCGGCGAGGTGTTGCAGGGAGTGGCCGACGTCGTCGAGGAGAGTGACCACGGCCTGCTGCTGAGCACCGCCGCCCGGGGCGCGGACTCGCTCGAGCGCTTCACGCACCAGGTGCGGGCGCACGCGTTCGACGGGCTGCTGCTGCTCGACCCGCCACCCGCTGTCACGGACAACGACGCGCTGCGCGACGCCGACCTCCCGGTCGTGGTCGTCGATGGGGCGCGCTCGGCGTTCCCGTCCGTGACCGGCGACGACGCCGCGGGCGCCGCCGCGGTGGCCCGGCACTTCCTGGAGCGTGGCCGGCGCCGCGTCGCCGTGGTGACGGGTCCCGGCGAACACGCCGCCTCCCGGCTCGCCGGATTCCGGTCCGTACTCGAAGAAGCCGGTTCACCGCTCACCGGGAACGCCGTCACCGAGGCGGCTTCCACCGCGGGCAGCGGCCGCTCGGCCGTGCGGCGGCTCGTCGCCTCGGGCCACGGATTCGACGCCGTGTTCGCCTGTGACGACGTGGTGGCAGCCGGTGTCCTCACCGGACTGCGCGAAGCCGGCCGCACCGTGCCCGGAGACGTCGCCGTGGCCGGGTTCGGCGACCTGCCGCTCGCGGCGTTCACGCACCCGCCGCTCACGACCGTGCGCCGGCCCTCCCGGGCGCTCGGGGAAACGGCGGCGCGACGCCTGCTCGGCAAGCTGACCGGCGACACGCCTCTCGACGGCGTGACCGTGCTGCCGACCGAACTGGTGGTGCGGGAGTCGGCGCCCTGA